From the Macaca nemestrina isolate mMacNem1 chromosome 7, mMacNem.hap1, whole genome shotgun sequence genome, one window contains:
- the LOC139364071 gene encoding small ribosomal subunit protein eS27-like — MDVKSPGCYKITTVLSRAQTVVLCVGCCTVLCQPTGGKARLTEGCSFRRKQH, encoded by the coding sequence ATGGATGTGAAATCCCCAGGATGCTATAAAATCACCACGGTCCTTAGCCGTGCACAAACGGTAGTTTTGTGTGTTGGCTGCTGCACTGTCCTCTGCCAGCCTACAGGAGGAAAAGCAAGGCTTACAGAAGGATGTTCCTTTAGGAGGAAGCAGCACTAA